In Mucilaginibacter boryungensis, a single window of DNA contains:
- a CDS encoding glycosyltransferase family 2 protein: MIIIGLASIAFFMNALLNKDVIGFKPLYVLLLLTFIFAFIKIIFEWYHYWSISIPVTPPVTKQYTVDVFTTFCAGEPYEMILETLNAIQAITYPHETYLCDEANDPYLRSVCEKLGIHHITRTDKINAKAGNINNALRQSSGELCLILDPDHIPVPEFFDAIISHFDNPEIGYVQIVQAYYNQHTSWIAKGAAQQTYQFYGPMMMCMNSYNTVQAIGANCTFRRSALESIGGYAPGLAEDMHTSMQLQARQWKSVYVPKILTQGLVPATLSAYYKQQLKWSRGVFELFVTTYFKLFKKFTWRQKLHYSLLPLFYLSGFIFLINFLVPAISLVTDLFPLQMDFLAFVVVSTPFITSVILIRHYAQRWVMKNNEEGFHVIGGLLFIGTWWIFILGVIYTFIRKDVPYIPTPKEIKDEKNFKINLPNVIVLLISITAIIYGLINDWNPYTIFMAGFVGLNCLFMVFMLIASSELKFRAGLTYHSYLNQTIKHVKNAKGRFWLFRRQVYAIIRPVSLLLSAFALCFTIYISTKPSEDRDLTTSSYLNHLKWGKTNDKKPLVGMNQKDTAGLFAIVEEHKVWEKEDKTVVSSKDSLNSYASLIPQPTYTLATKGVIYTKGSYWYKNIRPLTKKDIISDFGEMKLAGINEVKIYGPNIYDGSIFYAAEQHNLNISYSFWIPGPADFIHNTDNLKSLKKSILKTVRKNKNNEVITNWNLGNSTLQQLTNYYSAPQLYYAQNNFIKWLKRVVNEIKQIDSHRKITVDVTASSTLNLTANLLHKQIPAIDAFGLVIHDSKAFQNITDKLNVPYFFSSLDPAVLKDGGTPPAGGVFYAHWQDQEAASIVTFDGLKDVYGRNKPSLNQISEKWHGAIPANSLPPVKILKPALTPLAHRGLTYNALVYLNNKWNLAYNTKTELTFEWYLIKTDTLGNGFAMTLLGTGPFINVTMPQNIYTHRLYLIAVRGNNVTSDISTLNIPLK; this comes from the coding sequence ATGATTATAATAGGATTGGCCAGCATTGCCTTTTTTATGAATGCATTGCTTAATAAGGATGTTATTGGTTTTAAGCCGCTTTATGTGTTGTTGCTGTTAACATTCATATTTGCTTTTATTAAAATTATTTTTGAATGGTACCACTATTGGTCTATTAGCATTCCGGTTACGCCACCTGTTACCAAACAATATACAGTTGATGTTTTTACAACATTTTGTGCAGGCGAACCTTATGAGATGATATTAGAAACGCTTAATGCAATACAGGCTATTACTTATCCGCACGAAACTTATTTGTGTGACGAAGCTAATGACCCTTATCTCAGATCGGTATGTGAAAAATTAGGTATACACCACATCACACGCACCGATAAAATTAATGCAAAGGCAGGTAACATTAATAATGCATTACGCCAGTCGTCGGGCGAGCTGTGTTTAATATTAGATCCCGATCATATTCCAGTCCCCGAGTTTTTCGACGCTATTATCTCGCATTTCGATAATCCGGAAATTGGGTATGTACAGATAGTGCAGGCGTATTACAACCAGCATACCAGTTGGATAGCTAAAGGGGCAGCGCAGCAAACATATCAGTTTTATGGTCCAATGATGATGTGCATGAATAGTTATAATACGGTACAGGCTATCGGCGCTAATTGTACTTTTCGCCGCAGCGCACTTGAATCAATTGGAGGATATGCCCCTGGCCTGGCCGAAGACATGCATACTTCCATGCAGTTACAAGCGCGCCAATGGAAGTCGGTTTACGTGCCAAAAATTTTAACACAGGGTTTAGTTCCGGCCACGTTAAGCGCCTATTATAAGCAACAGCTTAAATGGTCGCGAGGTGTTTTCGAACTATTTGTAACTACTTATTTTAAACTTTTTAAAAAATTTACCTGGCGGCAAAAATTACACTACAGCTTACTGCCACTATTTTATTTATCAGGGTTTATATTTCTAATCAATTTCCTGGTTCCAGCAATTTCATTAGTAACCGATCTTTTTCCTTTACAAATGGATTTTTTGGCCTTTGTAGTGGTTAGCACCCCTTTTATAACGTCGGTTATATTAATAAGACATTATGCACAACGCTGGGTTATGAAAAACAATGAAGAGGGTTTTCATGTAATAGGCGGATTATTATTTATAGGTACCTGGTGGATATTTATATTAGGTGTCATTTATACTTTTATACGGAAAGATGTACCATACATTCCAACACCAAAAGAAATAAAAGACGAAAAGAATTTCAAAATCAACCTGCCTAACGTTATTGTTCTCTTAATTTCTATCACAGCTATTATTTATGGTTTGATAAACGACTGGAACCCATATACTATTTTTATGGCGGGGTTTGTCGGCTTAAATTGTTTGTTTATGGTGTTTATGCTTATAGCCAGTTCAGAATTAAAATTCCGGGCAGGGTTAACATATCACTCATATTTGAATCAAACAATTAAACATGTAAAAAATGCTAAAGGCCGTTTTTGGCTGTTCAGAAGGCAGGTTTACGCCATTATTAGACCCGTCAGTTTATTATTGAGTGCATTTGCGCTGTGTTTCACCATATATATATCAACAAAGCCATCCGAAGACCGGGATTTAACAACCTCGTCTTATTTGAACCACTTGAAATGGGGTAAGACAAATGATAAGAAGCCGTTGGTCGGTATGAATCAAAAAGATACAGCAGGTCTTTTTGCTATAGTAGAGGAACACAAAGTATGGGAAAAGGAGGATAAAACGGTTGTGTCCTCAAAAGATAGTTTGAATAGCTACGCCAGCTTAATCCCACAGCCAACTTATACCCTGGCAACAAAAGGGGTTATTTATACAAAAGGAAGTTATTGGTATAAAAATATTCGTCCGCTTACCAAAAAGGATATCATTAGTGATTTTGGCGAAATGAAACTGGCGGGAATAAATGAAGTTAAAATATACGGCCCTAATATTTACGATGGGTCTATTTTTTATGCAGCCGAACAACATAATTTAAATATCAGTTATAGCTTTTGGATACCAGGTCCTGCGGATTTTATACACAATACCGATAATCTTAAATCGCTGAAAAAAAGTATTCTAAAAACAGTTAGAAAAAACAAAAATAACGAGGTTATAACTAACTGGAATTTAGGTAACAGTACGTTGCAGCAATTAACAAATTACTATAGCGCGCCACAGTTATATTATGCACAAAACAATTTCATCAAATGGCTGAAACGAGTGGTAAATGAAATTAAACAGATTGATAGCCACCGAAAAATTACTGTTGATGTTACCGCCTCATCTACCCTTAACCTAACAGCTAATTTACTGCACAAACAAATACCTGCAATTGATGCTTTCGGATTGGTCATTCATGATAGCAAGGCATTTCAAAATATAACAGATAAACTGAATGTCCCTTATTTTTTTAGCAGTTTAGATCCAGCAGTATTAAAGGATGGTGGCACACCGCCAGCAGGCGGCGTGTTTTATGCCCATTGGCAAGATCAGGAGGCTGCGTCCATTGTTACATTTGATGGATTGAAAGATGTATACGGCCGTAATAAGCCATCTTTGAATCAGATTAGCGAAAAATGGCACGGTGCTATCCCTGCTAATAGCCTTCCACCGGTAAAGATACTGAAGCCGGCTTTAACACCGCTGGCCCACAGAGGACTTACTTATAACGCGCTGGTGTACCTTAATAATAAATGGAATTTGGCCTATAATACCAAAACCGAACTAACGTTTGAATGGTATCTTATAAAAACTGATACTTTAGGAAATGGTTTTGCAATGACTTTGTTAGGGACAGGGCCTTTTATTAATGTAACCATGCCGCAAAATATATATACACATAGATTGTACTTGATCGCTGTGCGGGGCAATAATGTAACATCTGATATTTCAACGCTTAATATACCATTAAAATAA
- a CDS encoding glycoside hydrolase family 2 TIM barrel-domain containing protein has protein sequence MSSYMKGTVLLIGFWLSFISCNSTKTNTGKIKAVEIKKENGKYTLYRNGKPFIIKGGAGYTHLKELHEIGGNTIRVWDTLQLTKVLDSAKANHLAVIVGIPLPLNDNMDIFYNNDVKVNASFKKITQTVNKFKNHPALLCWCLGNEIAFPWKPNFNRFYKAFNSIVDMIHRDDPDHPVTTTIMTFRRKNIANIKLRTNVDFISFNIFGSIHTLAKDLDDFKWLWNGPFLITEWGIEGPWRKDKQNAWAAKIEYNSTEKADQYLSIYQKFMPVNNPGFLGEMVFYWGQKQELTPTWFSMFDKNGTKTEAVNTMQYIWTGKQATYHAPAVKYMLINGKDGPDNIFLKPDSITQAIVHLDKPEKGLTFKWQLIAEDWFSPNNIFSAKEPKTIEHAIVEINGTGIKFKAPNTEGPYRLLAFVYNKQGYVATCNTPFYVLANP, from the coding sequence ATGTCTTCTTACATGAAAGGAACTGTGCTGCTTATTGGCTTTTGGCTTTCTTTTATCTCCTGCAATTCTACTAAAACCAATACCGGAAAAATAAAAGCAGTTGAAATTAAAAAGGAAAATGGAAAATATACTTTGTATCGCAATGGAAAGCCTTTTATAATTAAAGGCGGAGCGGGGTATACCCATTTAAAAGAGTTACACGAAATTGGTGGCAATACCATACGGGTATGGGATACTTTGCAATTAACTAAAGTTTTGGATTCGGCAAAAGCCAATCATTTGGCGGTTATAGTTGGAATACCTTTACCGCTTAATGACAACATGGATATTTTTTATAATAATGACGTCAAGGTTAATGCGAGCTTTAAAAAAATCACCCAGACGGTTAATAAGTTCAAAAATCACCCTGCTTTGTTATGCTGGTGTTTAGGTAACGAGATAGCGTTCCCATGGAAGCCGAATTTCAATAGGTTTTACAAAGCGTTTAATAGCATTGTGGATATGATCCACCGGGATGACCCGGATCACCCTGTTACTACAACTATCATGACGTTTAGACGTAAAAATATTGCCAATATTAAATTACGTACAAATGTTGATTTCATTTCTTTTAACATATTTGGTTCGATCCATACATTGGCTAAAGATTTAGACGATTTTAAATGGTTGTGGAATGGCCCATTTTTAATTACTGAGTGGGGGATAGAAGGACCATGGAGAAAGGACAAGCAAAACGCATGGGCTGCAAAAATTGAGTATAACAGCACTGAAAAGGCAGACCAGTATTTATCAATATATCAAAAATTTATGCCGGTAAACAACCCAGGATTTTTAGGGGAAATGGTTTTTTACTGGGGCCAAAAGCAAGAACTGACCCCCACCTGGTTTAGTATGTTTGATAAAAACGGTACAAAAACTGAAGCGGTTAATACTATGCAATATATTTGGACAGGTAAACAAGCAACTTACCATGCACCTGCTGTTAAATACATGTTGATTAATGGTAAAGACGGGCCCGACAATATTTTTTTAAAGCCTGATAGTATAACTCAAGCTATCGTTCATTTAGATAAACCCGAAAAGGGTCTAACGTTTAAATGGCAGTTAATTGCCGAAGACTGGTTTAGCCCTAATAACATATTTAGTGCAAAAGAGCCAAAGACTATTGAACATGCTATAGTTGAGATTAACGGTACAGGTATAAAGTTTAAAGCACCCAATACCGAAGGCCCTTACCGCCTATTAGCTTTTGTGTACAATAAACAGGGTTATGTTGCTACCTGCAACACTCCATTTTACGTGCTTGCCAATCCATGA
- a CDS encoding lysozyme → MMQLSDYGEALIKNFEGLRLSAYRDSAGVWTIGYGSTRYHDGKVVKPSDKLASDAQADALFRNTLGVYADAVNQRVKVPLTQNQFDALVSFVYNTGTASGKTLFEKLNAHDYAGAANQFLQWNKITDPHTGNKIVCDALVKRRATERALFLKP, encoded by the coding sequence ATGATGCAGTTAAGTGATTATGGTGAAGCCCTCATTAAAAACTTTGAGGGACTTAGGTTATCTGCCTACCGCGACAGCGCGGGCGTATGGACCATTGGTTATGGCTCAACCCGTTATCACGATGGCAAAGTTGTAAAACCCAGCGATAAACTGGCCAGCGACGCACAAGCGGACGCGTTGTTCCGCAATACCCTGGGCGTTTATGCAGATGCCGTTAACCAGCGTGTTAAAGTTCCGTTGACACAAAATCAGTTCGATGCATTAGTATCATTCGTTTACAACACCGGTACAGCCTCGGGCAAAACCTTGTTCGAAAAACTGAATGCGCACGATTACGCCGGCGCGGCAAATCAATTTTTGCAATGGAATAAGATCACCGATCCGCATACCGGTAATAAAATAGTATGCGATGCTTTAGTAAAACGCCGCGCTACCGAGCGCGCTTTATTTTTAAAACCATGA
- a CDS encoding SGNH/GDSL hydrolase family protein: MDKKLSELTSAASIDAADVSLLVHNNTDYQYSFATLLSFLSSNLSTGAAISFGTTLPQNTTGKNGDVFVNTTAGSFAQKISGTWNVVYTLPSGSTQNNGTVLYGLGVPTSATGLNNDTYINTATGIFYKKTAGAWNPVFTMLNGPAGAKGDKGDKGDTGAAGRTILQGATNPSNSTDGVNGDFYINTSTYTLFGPKTASVWGTGTTLIGPQGEKGDTGDTGSQGVAGAKGDTGDTGPQGVPGEKGDTGPVGPGLPVGGAVGQVLKKSSSEDYAIEWANESGGDGGSDLDANEIVFGNTDGSMLQDDELTFDPETKSLQVGLVIEEPAAPTGNIVFFGTSITEGGGASADAFRYSSLVAQILGLTEVNLGLPGSSVEKRTPYNLPANISFIDRISTIPVYADTDMWIVVEVGPNDFYSASANYNPGNYETDLTTFINAVLSAGWPVSKILLLSNSYLKTTIYNGTTYVDTVYQDFITATHNVATTKGVLYLNMFDYLNDRGGDVNMNDSLHPNDRGHSLQANAIINKLSPPAVYKNGQKLAVNGLAEFSELKLNSDAVIAESGQVLIGRGPDGRLGVLLKLPANIKTGDVITISGQLITPTGIEGTGYAPGVNDWLLPENVLFAQKGDQAGIHTETRLVNSNGGYSFKTSFDNAGYPLVDWINGAGAVAMRVLQSGDVNVLGSLNVGQGAFGLKAGVSPEIYGTFEPFNVVGTLIKNSYHEGYIAFMPPDGITDGTLIEAMRIMAGGDVVIKTHLIGNADFSAKGDDNAYAQRCFVLPKAKTGAVVSFQRESIYGTIALPITGDISFVQVADPDDLQDKFGMVCQMIHNDSAEPSYPSAFKKLSGSGDYVPGENNYIFCEYLSDDVILYNIQQAS; this comes from the coding sequence ATGGATAAAAAACTAAGCGAATTAACATCGGCAGCCTCTATTGACGCGGCTGATGTTTCCCTCCTTGTCCACAACAATACCGACTACCAGTATAGCTTTGCCACGCTGCTATCGTTCTTAAGTAGCAATCTTTCCACCGGTGCAGCCATCAGCTTCGGCACAACCCTACCCCAAAACACAACGGGTAAAAACGGCGATGTGTTTGTGAATACCACAGCAGGCAGCTTCGCGCAAAAAATATCGGGCACCTGGAATGTGGTATATACCTTACCATCAGGCAGTACCCAAAACAATGGCACTGTGCTTTATGGTTTAGGTGTCCCCACCAGCGCAACCGGGCTTAATAACGATACCTATATTAATACTGCCACAGGTATCTTCTACAAAAAAACAGCCGGCGCCTGGAACCCTGTATTTACCATGCTAAATGGCCCGGCAGGAGCCAAAGGCGACAAGGGGGATAAAGGAGATACCGGTGCTGCCGGACGTACCATATTACAAGGCGCAACCAATCCATCAAATAGTACAGATGGCGTTAACGGCGATTTTTATATCAACACCTCAACCTACACGTTGTTCGGCCCAAAAACCGCTAGCGTGTGGGGAACAGGGACTACGCTGATTGGTCCGCAGGGTGAAAAAGGGGATACGGGGGATACAGGGTCGCAGGGAGTGGCCGGCGCCAAAGGCGACACGGGTGATACAGGGCCCCAAGGAGTTCCCGGCGAGAAAGGTGACACAGGCCCTGTCGGTCCGGGTCTTCCAGTTGGAGGTGCGGTGGGACAGGTGCTAAAAAAATCAAGTAGCGAAGACTATGCTATTGAGTGGGCTAATGAAAGCGGCGGCGATGGCGGCAGCGATTTAGATGCGAATGAAATAGTGTTCGGGAATACCGATGGCAGTATGCTGCAAGATGATGAATTAACATTCGATCCGGAAACAAAATCGTTACAGGTTGGATTGGTTATAGAAGAACCCGCAGCGCCTACTGGCAACATTGTGTTTTTTGGAACTTCAATAACCGAAGGGGGTGGTGCTTCAGCAGACGCTTTTCGCTATAGCTCATTAGTGGCTCAAATACTTGGTTTAACAGAAGTTAACCTTGGCTTGCCGGGTTCTTCAGTTGAGAAACGCACGCCATATAATTTGCCAGCAAACATAAGCTTTATTGATAGGATAAGCACAATTCCCGTATATGCTGATACTGATATGTGGATAGTTGTAGAAGTTGGGCCAAATGACTTCTATTCGGCAAGTGCAAATTATAACCCAGGAAATTACGAAACAGATTTAACAACATTTATTAACGCAGTCTTATCTGCTGGTTGGCCTGTCAGTAAAATTTTATTGTTGTCAAACTCGTACCTTAAAACAACGATTTATAACGGAACTACCTATGTAGACACTGTTTATCAAGATTTTATTACAGCTACCCATAATGTCGCAACTACTAAAGGGGTGCTATATTTAAACATGTTTGACTATTTAAATGATCGCGGCGGTGATGTTAACATGAATGACAGCTTGCACCCTAATGACAGGGGGCATAGCTTACAAGCAAACGCAATTATTAATAAGTTATCCCCTCCCGCCGTTTATAAAAATGGCCAAAAATTAGCCGTTAACGGTTTAGCTGAATTTTCTGAATTAAAACTTAATAGCGATGCCGTCATTGCCGAAAGCGGCCAGGTACTAATTGGCCGTGGTCCTGATGGAAGATTAGGGGTGCTTTTAAAGCTTCCGGCCAATATAAAAACGGGGGATGTAATCACCATATCGGGCCAGTTAATTACGCCTACTGGCATCGAGGGAACAGGGTATGCACCTGGGGTAAATGATTGGTTGCTGCCTGAAAATGTACTATTTGCTCAAAAAGGAGATCAAGCTGGTATTCATACCGAAACGCGTCTTGTCAATTCAAACGGGGGATATAGCTTTAAAACTTCTTTTGATAATGCAGGGTATCCGCTTGTTGACTGGATAAACGGCGCTGGCGCTGTAGCAATGCGTGTGCTACAAAGCGGCGATGTGAATGTTTTGGGAAGTTTAAATGTTGGGCAGGGTGCATTTGGGTTAAAGGCCGGTGTTAGTCCTGAAATTTATGGGACGTTTGAACCATTTAACGTGGTGGGAACACTTATAAAGAATAGCTATCACGAAGGATATATAGCATTTATGCCGCCTGATGGGATAACTGACGGCACGTTAATTGAAGCAATGCGCATAATGGCTGGCGGTGATGTTGTAATAAAAACGCATCTTATAGGTAACGCCGACTTTAGCGCTAAAGGAGACGATAACGCATATGCTCAAAGATGTTTCGTTTTGCCAAAAGCTAAAACCGGCGCTGTCGTTTCTTTTCAAAGGGAAAGTATATACGGTACGATAGCCTTACCAATAACAGGCGATATTAGTTTTGTTCAGGTTGCTGACCCGGACGATCTGCAGGACAAGTTCGGGATGGTATGTCAAATGATACACAATGATTCCGCAGAGCCTTCGTATCCCTCTGCATTTAAAAAACTAAGCGGTTCGGGCGACTATGTGCCAGGTGAAAATAACTACATATTTTGCGAATATTTAAGCGACGATGTAATTCTTTATAACATTCAACAAGCAAGCTAA
- a CDS encoding DUF6712 family protein, which translates to MNIINQTTFQRFEDISLNIKPERLNVFISKAQELDLKPFLGYALYFDLLKHFNDDGTLKDDAPQPYKDLINGTEYLDKRGYIVLYQGLGPLMVYFTFARFIEDDAVHYTATGPVIKQRESGNSLTAADITKLVEQQRSTANAYANEAERFLRDHQSDFPLWSYNPKNKSARQAGPRIRGVDKTERTPFRSDEFNCLSPV; encoded by the coding sequence ATGAACATCATTAACCAAACCACTTTTCAGCGCTTTGAAGATATCAGCCTGAATATTAAACCCGAACGCCTTAATGTGTTCATTAGTAAGGCACAGGAACTTGACCTGAAACCATTTTTGGGTTATGCCTTATACTTTGACCTGCTTAAACATTTTAACGACGATGGCACTCTGAAAGATGATGCACCACAACCGTATAAAGACCTGATAAATGGCACAGAATACCTGGATAAACGCGGCTATATAGTGCTGTACCAGGGCCTTGGGCCGCTGATGGTGTACTTTACCTTTGCCCGCTTTATTGAGGACGATGCAGTGCATTATACGGCTACAGGTCCGGTAATAAAACAACGCGAAAGTGGCAACTCCTTAACTGCTGCCGACATTACCAAACTGGTAGAACAGCAGCGCAGTACAGCCAACGCCTACGCCAATGAAGCAGAACGCTTCCTGCGCGATCATCAAAGCGATTTCCCGCTGTGGAGCTATAACCCTAAAAACAAATCGGCACGGCAGGCTGGCCCGCGCATACGTGGTGTCGACAAAACTGAGCGTACACCTTTCCGCAGCGATGAATTTAACTGTCTGTCGCCTGTATAA
- a CDS encoding glycoside hydrolase family 2 TIM barrel-domain containing protein: MPFKIICIVILLCCVNLLYGADTVTNRSISPLPTTGRSIWVKNLAGNWLFNPAPEPGFEKESSWTNSSWKQIRVPGEWVMQGFKVTKNTWAGYASKWIIPDEWTGRRIKLRCDGIYSESQVYVNGRLATSHIGGFTPFEIDITDFLGENHNLQLAIKVKNEGFADSTSAASSYAVHALGGITRKIQLIALPPVNIGEFQADTKFDRNYDNAILTTKFTLKNEGKQPVKPTLLFELVNNKTHGTVYTRQILIHDPIQPASVLFSSYQFDIPHPAKWDSEHPNLYTCNVKLLIEGQVEESTELKIGFRQIELRGNQLFVNNNPIKLRGVCHHDIMPLNGRVVTATQCVEDVKIFAHGNVNYIRTSHYPPPEELVQACDSIGMFLEIEAPFCWAERAAVPPSLYQQILVNQTLDMVDFFKSHPSVLIWSMGNESKKYVEYFKKTSELVKQADPSRPRNFSQYEPNGDNGELEIGNQHYPGPDGIGKYKNSARPIIFDEYCHLNAYNRYELATDPGLRDAWGIGMADMWERMYASRGILGGALWAGIDDTFILPDSTVVGFGSWGVIDAWRRLKPEYWHMKKAYSPVKIKPYGNWQNGYVKYVVQNRHCFTNLNECELRWNLGVASGILKPDIAPGKSDTIKVFCTKPTADQKLKLEVIDARHMLIDEYLFDNIVPVFNKQIAKQVASNKINWRYETKNDLVRATAGKIHIVLNNSSLPGLQMYANHMQIINDFGQLMILPLNPEGDGVQMRGKRKDFSPYNHTADNHIITKITYQTQLQMFTIQVWDQYDEATGTTTYRFNTNGSVEVQYHYTLTKNINPRQWGMVFKLPADFSVMSWVREGLWNYYPKDHIGRLSGTVYVSNAQPFSGPAGPLHQPLASWSADQNSLGTNDFRSTKMNIKKLALESKFGKLVLTSDGSQHSRCWLGTDKNIRLLLAGYSNLGAESFFHSQAAEFEYPLHAGSIIENKITFKISADK; this comes from the coding sequence ATGCCTTTTAAAATCATATGCATTGTTATTTTATTATGCTGCGTTAATTTATTATATGGAGCAGATACAGTAACAAATAGATCTATAAGCCCGCTTCCAACTACTGGCCGCAGCATTTGGGTAAAAAATCTTGCTGGCAACTGGCTTTTTAACCCTGCACCCGAACCAGGGTTTGAAAAAGAGTCATCGTGGACAAACTCATCGTGGAAACAAATCCGTGTTCCCGGCGAGTGGGTAATGCAAGGATTTAAAGTCACTAAAAACACATGGGCAGGATATGCATCAAAATGGATCATTCCTGATGAATGGACGGGGCGGCGAATTAAGCTACGTTGCGATGGTATATATAGCGAATCCCAGGTGTATGTTAATGGCAGGTTAGCAACATCACATATAGGTGGGTTTACACCTTTTGAAATTGATATCACCGATTTTTTAGGTGAAAATCATAATTTGCAGCTGGCTATCAAAGTTAAAAATGAAGGCTTTGCGGATAGTACTTCTGCAGCAAGTAGTTACGCAGTACATGCACTGGGTGGCATTACACGCAAAATACAGTTGATTGCGTTACCGCCGGTCAATATAGGTGAATTTCAGGCGGACACTAAATTTGACAGAAACTATGATAACGCCATCCTTACTACAAAATTTACTTTAAAAAATGAAGGCAAGCAGCCAGTTAAGCCAACTTTGCTATTTGAACTTGTTAATAATAAAACCCATGGCACAGTATATACCAGGCAAATACTAATCCATGATCCTATCCAACCGGCTTCAGTCCTATTCTCATCTTATCAGTTTGATATACCCCACCCTGCTAAGTGGGATAGTGAACATCCCAATCTTTACACCTGTAATGTTAAGTTGCTGATTGAGGGACAGGTTGAAGAAAGCACTGAACTTAAAATAGGCTTCAGGCAAATTGAATTGCGGGGCAATCAATTATTTGTGAATAATAACCCGATTAAATTACGGGGTGTTTGTCATCATGATATTATGCCATTGAACGGCCGGGTAGTTACAGCGACGCAATGTGTGGAGGATGTTAAAATTTTTGCGCATGGCAATGTAAATTATATACGAACTTCACATTATCCTCCTCCGGAGGAATTGGTACAGGCCTGCGATAGCATAGGCATGTTTTTAGAAATCGAGGCTCCGTTTTGCTGGGCAGAAAGGGCTGCGGTCCCTCCAAGCCTCTATCAACAAATATTGGTAAACCAAACGCTTGATATGGTTGATTTTTTCAAGTCGCACCCTTCGGTTTTAATTTGGTCGATGGGAAATGAAAGTAAAAAATATGTCGAGTACTTTAAAAAGACAAGTGAACTTGTTAAACAAGCAGACCCGTCCCGCCCAAGAAATTTTAGCCAATACGAACCTAATGGTGACAATGGTGAACTGGAAATTGGTAACCAGCATTATCCCGGCCCTGACGGCATAGGTAAATATAAAAATTCTGCCAGGCCAATTATATTTGATGAATACTGCCATCTTAACGCATATAACAGATACGAATTAGCTACCGACCCCGGCTTACGCGATGCCTGGGGCATTGGTATGGCAGATATGTGGGAAAGGATGTACGCATCGCGCGGAATATTAGGTGGTGCATTATGGGCCGGTATTGATGACACCTTTATATTGCCAGACAGCACGGTGGTTGGCTTTGGGTCCTGGGGAGTAATTGATGCCTGGCGGCGTTTGAAACCGGAGTACTGGCATATGAAGAAAGCTTATTCGCCTGTTAAAATAAAACCGTACGGGAACTGGCAAAATGGCTATGTAAAGTACGTTGTACAGAACCGGCATTGCTTCACAAACTTAAACGAGTGTGAATTAAGATGGAACCTTGGTGTAGCCAGTGGAATATTGAAACCGGATATTGCCCCGGGAAAATCTGATACGATAAAGGTTTTTTGCACAAAACCCACGGCCGACCAAAAGCTAAAACTGGAAGTAATCGATGCCAGGCACATGCTAATCGACGAATATCTATTCGATAATATCGTTCCAGTGTTTAATAAGCAAATTGCGAAACAAGTTGCCAGTAATAAAATAAACTGGCGTTATGAAACAAAAAATGATTTGGTAAGGGCTACGGCTGGGAAAATACATATAGTATTGAATAACAGCAGCCTGCCTGGGCTGCAGATGTATGCAAACCACATGCAAATTATTAATGATTTTGGCCAGTTAATGATACTTCCGCTTAATCCCGAGGGCGATGGCGTGCAAATGCGGGGTAAGCGAAAAGACTTTTCACCTTACAACCATACGGCGGACAATCATATAATTACTAAAATAACGTATCAAACACAACTACAAATGTTTACCATACAGGTTTGGGACCAGTATGATGAGGCAACAGGAACAACTACTTACCGATTTAATACCAACGGAAGTGTGGAGGTACAATATCATTATACCTTAACTAAAAATATAAACCCAAGGCAATGGGGAATGGTCTTCAAACTGCCCGCTGATTTTTCTGTGATGAGTTGGGTTCGGGAAGGGCTATGGAATTATTACCCGAAAGACCATATAGGTCGTTTAAGTGGTACAGTGTATGTTTCAAATGCTCAGCCATTTTCCGGCCCGGCCGGGCCTCTGCATCAACCTTTAGCGTCGTGGTCGGCAGATCAAAACAGTTTAGGTACCAACGATTTCCGGTCGACAAAAATGAATATAAAAAAACTGGCCCTTGAAAGCAAATTCGGTAAACTTGTCTTGACTTCAGACGGCTCTCAGCATTCGCGGTGCTGGTTGGGCACTGATAAAAACATTCGGTTATTGCTTGCCGGTTACAGCAATCTTGGAGCAGAGAGCTTCTTTCACAGTCAGGCTGCCGAATTTGAATATCCACTACATGCGGGTAGTATTATAGAGAATAAAATAACCTTTAAAATTTCTGCAGACAAATAA